In Phaeobacter inhibens DSM 16374, the following proteins share a genomic window:
- a CDS encoding DMT family transporter, whose amino-acid sequence MNNVTGILLVILAMAGFSLEDMFIKQLAKSVPVGQILMMLGLGSGTVFVIWAKLQGHRVLAPRNWRWQPVLRASLEALAAVSFASALAVVDISTVAAVFQAMPLAVTVGAALFLGEDVGWRRWSAILVGFAGVLMIVRPGLAGFEPGVLLVLISVVAVAARDLMTRVMDSAVPSAVVSSQAFGSVIPAGLVMLLVLPGEPVALQGGQWGMLLGGVIFGVLGYYGIVTATRIGNAAVITPFRYSRLVFSTLIGVLVFAEAPDGMTLIGSALIIGSGLYTFLRERRLARHAARAAAVATA is encoded by the coding sequence ATGAACAATGTTACAGGAATTTTGTTGGTGATCCTCGCCATGGCGGGGTTCTCGCTGGAAGATATGTTCATCAAGCAGCTCGCCAAATCGGTGCCCGTGGGTCAGATCCTGATGATGCTGGGCCTTGGCAGCGGCACGGTGTTTGTGATCTGGGCCAAGCTGCAGGGGCACCGGGTCCTGGCGCCGCGCAACTGGCGCTGGCAGCCGGTTCTGCGCGCCTCACTGGAGGCACTGGCGGCGGTCAGCTTTGCCTCGGCGCTGGCGGTGGTGGATATCTCCACAGTGGCGGCGGTGTTCCAGGCGATGCCGCTGGCGGTTACCGTGGGGGCGGCGCTGTTTCTGGGCGAGGACGTGGGATGGCGGCGCTGGAGTGCAATCCTTGTCGGATTTGCCGGGGTGTTGATGATTGTCCGGCCCGGCTTGGCGGGGTTTGAACCCGGTGTGCTTTTGGTGCTGATCTCGGTGGTGGCGGTTGCTGCGCGCGACCTGATGACGCGGGTGATGGACAGCGCTGTGCCCTCTGCCGTGGTCAGTTCGCAGGCTTTTGGGTCGGTGATCCCGGCCGGGCTGGTGATGTTGCTGGTCCTTCCCGGAGAGCCTGTGGCCCTGCAGGGCGGCCAATGGGGGATGCTGCTGGGCGGTGTGATCTTTGGCGTGCTGGGCTATTACGGCATCGTCACTGCGACCCGGATTGGCAATGCCGCTGTGATCACGCCGTTTCGCTACTCGCGGCTGGTGTTTTCGACCCTGATCGGCGTGCTGGTCTTTGCCGAGGCGCCGGATGGCATGACGCTGATTGGGTCAGCGCTGATCATTGGGTCCGGGCTATACACGTTCCTGCGGGAGCGGCGTCTGGCGCGGCATGCAGCCCGCGCGGCGGCGGTGGCCACGGCCTGA
- a CDS encoding cupin domain-containing protein — translation MTADEIITRLNLQPHPEGGYYRQTWIAENADSHNGRATGTCIYFLLKAGESSHWHHVDATEIWLYHAGAPLVLSLSASDDGPAQDHLLSPDLAEGEPQLIVPEGHWQAARTTGDYTLVSCTVSPGFQFEGFELAAPGFDIPRG, via the coding sequence ATGACCGCCGATGAGATCATCACCAGGCTGAACCTCCAGCCCCACCCCGAAGGCGGCTATTATCGCCAGACATGGATCGCCGAGAACGCCGACAGCCACAATGGCCGCGCCACCGGCACCTGCATCTATTTCCTGCTGAAGGCGGGCGAAAGCAGCCATTGGCACCATGTCGATGCAACCGAAATCTGGCTCTACCATGCCGGCGCGCCGCTGGTGTTGTCGCTCTCCGCCAGCGATGATGGCCCGGCGCAGGATCACCTCCTGTCCCCCGACCTGGCCGAGGGCGAACCCCAGTTGATCGTCCCCGAAGGCCACTGGCAGGCTGCCCGCACCACCGGAGATTATACGCTGGTCAGCTGTACCGTCTCGCCCGGGTTCCAGTTCGAAGGCTTTGAGCTGGCCGCGCCGGGCTTCGACATCCCGCGCGGTTAG
- a CDS encoding Fur family transcriptional regulator, whose translation MSETIISRCEAIGLRMTGQRRVIARVLQESADHPDVEELYARASALDGAISLATVYRTVKLFDEAGILERLEFGDGRARYEDADREHHDHLIDMTTGAVIEFCDPEIEALQEKIAEKLGYELRGHKLELYGVPRKRD comes from the coding sequence ATGAGCGAGACGATTATCTCACGCTGCGAAGCCATAGGTCTTCGGATGACAGGCCAGCGACGGGTGATTGCCCGCGTGCTGCAAGAGAGCGCCGATCACCCGGATGTCGAGGAGCTCTATGCCCGTGCCAGTGCCTTGGACGGGGCGATTTCGCTGGCCACGGTCTATCGCACGGTGAAACTGTTTGACGAGGCGGGCATTCTGGAGCGACTGGAGTTCGGTGACGGACGCGCGCGGTATGAGGATGCCGACCGGGAGCATCATGACCATCTGATCGATATGACCACAGGCGCGGTGATCGAGTTCTGCGATCCCGAGATTGAGGCTTTGCAGGAGAAGATCGCCGAAAAGCTGGGTTATGAGCTGCGGGGCCATAAGCTGGAGCTCTACGGTGTGCCGCGTAAGCGGGATTGA
- a CDS encoding anhydro-N-acetylmuramic acid kinase, which translates to MTRSNPSARSSAIPKTGVLRALGTMSGTSLDGVDVAIVETDGVAIHGFGTSAYRAYEPVERAQLAAALGQWQGPQVEAAGEIVTRAHAALLAQVLAEDAEAGADQRAVDVIGFHGQTLAHAPRIQGTLQVGDGAALAAELATPVVWDFRSDDVRLGGEGAPLAPFFHFACAKYLKRDKPLCFLNLGGVGNLTYVDPRFEAAEDPGALLAFDTGPANAPINDLVQARCGQMMDEGGAIARGGVVETGALELFLAEPYFARMPPKSLDRNDFAEMITLVSELTDSDATATLTAMCAAAVAQGMEHCPEPPEVVLVTGGGRHNPVLMEMLRVSLDCPVAPIESVGLDGDMLEAQAFAHLAVRVARGMPTSCPGTTGVRACVGGGVVSVPGGED; encoded by the coding sequence ATGACCAGATCCAACCCTTCGGCGCGTTCGTCCGCGATTCCAAAAACCGGTGTTCTGCGTGCCCTTGGCACCATGAGCGGCACCTCGCTGGATGGGGTGGACGTGGCCATTGTCGAGACCGACGGCGTGGCGATCCATGGTTTTGGTACCAGTGCTTATCGCGCCTATGAACCGGTGGAACGCGCGCAGCTGGCCGCCGCGCTGGGGCAATGGCAGGGGCCGCAGGTGGAGGCCGCGGGCGAGATTGTCACCCGGGCCCATGCGGCGCTGTTGGCGCAGGTTCTGGCTGAGGATGCAGAGGCCGGGGCGGATCAGCGGGCGGTTGATGTCATTGGTTTTCATGGTCAGACGCTGGCCCATGCGCCGCGGATACAGGGCACCCTGCAGGTGGGGGATGGGGCGGCACTGGCGGCTGAGCTGGCAACGCCTGTGGTCTGGGATTTCCGCAGCGATGACGTGCGGTTGGGCGGTGAAGGCGCGCCGCTGGCGCCGTTCTTTCATTTTGCCTGCGCGAAATATCTGAAACGAGACAAGCCCCTGTGTTTTCTGAACCTCGGCGGGGTGGGCAATCTGACCTATGTCGATCCACGGTTTGAGGCGGCGGAGGATCCCGGGGCGCTGCTGGCGTTTGATACCGGGCCGGCCAATGCACCGATCAATGATCTGGTACAGGCGCGCTGTGGTCAGATGATGGACGAAGGCGGCGCGATTGCCCGGGGCGGTGTGGTGGAAACCGGCGCGCTGGAGTTGTTTCTGGCCGAGCCGTATTTTGCCCGGATGCCACCGAAGTCTTTGGACCGCAATGATTTCGCTGAGATGATTACGCTGGTGTCCGAGCTGACCGACAGCGATGCAACAGCGACCCTGACCGCCATGTGTGCAGCGGCGGTGGCGCAGGGGATGGAACATTGCCCGGAGCCACCGGAGGTGGTGCTGGTGACCGGTGGCGGGCGGCATAATCCGGTTTTGATGGAGATGTTGCGGGTGTCGCTGGATTGCCCGGTTGCCCCGATTGAGAGTGTCGGGTTGGACGGCGACATGCTGGAGGCGCAGGCCTTTGCCCATCTGGCGGTGCGGGTGGCACGGGGGATGCCGACCTCCTGTCCCGGCACCACTGGGGTCCGCGCCTGTGTCGGCGGCGGTGTGGTGAGCGTGCCGGGGGGCGAAGACTGA
- a CDS encoding DEAD/DEAH box helicase: MTEFSTMGLPEKLLTRIAELGYTDPTPIQARAIPHALNGQDVLGLAQTGTGKTAAFGVPLIAQMMQYGRKPAAKTVRGLVLAPTRELANQIAANLKGLTEGTPIKTGLVVGGVSINPQISRLSRGTDILIATPGRLLDILDRGALDLGSCDFLVLDEADQMLDLGFIHALRKIAALLPEQRQTMLFSATMPKQMNEIANSYLQSPVRIEVNPPGKAADKITQSVHFIAKAEKLSLLKELLGAHKDERTLVFGRTKHGMEKLMKTLSAAGFSAAAIHGNKSQGQRERALASFKSGEVKILVATDVAARGLDIPDVKYVYNYELPNVPDAYVHRIGRTARAGKDGQAVAFCAPDEMGELKAIQKTMNLNIPVASGRPWEVLPDAKAPAGRRGGGKPGGGGKPGGHRRRRSGGGGGGQSGARSGGQGAGQGGGQGKAGGQRRRAQ; the protein is encoded by the coding sequence GTGACAGAATTTTCAACCATGGGGCTGCCCGAAAAGCTCCTGACCCGCATTGCTGAGCTGGGCTACACAGATCCTACCCCGATTCAGGCACGCGCAATTCCGCATGCGCTGAACGGCCAGGACGTGCTGGGCCTGGCGCAGACCGGCACCGGCAAGACCGCTGCCTTCGGCGTGCCCCTGATTGCCCAGATGATGCAATATGGCCGCAAGCCTGCCGCCAAAACCGTGCGCGGTCTGGTGCTGGCGCCGACCCGCGAACTGGCCAACCAGATCGCGGCCAACCTCAAAGGCCTGACCGAAGGCACCCCGATCAAAACCGGGCTGGTTGTCGGCGGTGTGTCGATCAACCCACAGATCAGCCGCCTGTCGCGCGGCACCGACATCCTGATCGCCACGCCGGGCCGTCTTCTGGACATCCTCGACCGTGGCGCGCTGGACCTCGGCTCCTGCGACTTCCTCGTATTGGACGAGGCGGATCAGATGCTGGACCTCGGCTTTATCCACGCGCTGCGCAAAATCGCGGCGCTGCTGCCCGAACAGCGCCAGACCATGCTGTTCTCGGCCACCATGCCCAAGCAGATGAACGAGATCGCCAACTCCTACCTGCAAAGCCCCGTCCGGATCGAGGTGAACCCTCCCGGCAAAGCCGCAGACAAGATCACCCAGTCGGTGCATTTCATCGCCAAGGCTGAAAAACTGTCGCTCCTGAAGGAGCTGCTGGGCGCCCACAAGGACGAGCGCACGCTGGTCTTTGGTCGCACCAAACACGGTATGGAAAAGCTGATGAAGACGCTGTCCGCAGCAGGGTTCTCAGCGGCGGCGATCCACGGCAACAAATCCCAGGGCCAGCGCGAACGCGCGCTTGCCTCGTTCAAATCGGGCGAGGTGAAGATCCTCGTGGCCACCGATGTGGCCGCCCGTGGTCTGGACATCCCCGACGTGAAATACGTCTACAACTACGAGCTGCCCAACGTCCCCGACGCCTATGTGCACCGCATTGGCCGGACCGCACGCGCGGGCAAGGATGGTCAGGCCGTGGCCTTCTGCGCGCCCGATGAGATGGGCGAACTGAAAGCCATTCAGAAAACCATGAACCTCAATATCCCGGTGGCGTCCGGCCGTCCGTGGGAGGTGCTGCCCGATGCAAAGGCTCCGGCCGGACGTCGCGGTGGTGGCAAACCCGGTGGCGGCGGCAAACCCGGCGGTCATCGTCGGCGGCGCAGTGGCGGCGGTGGCGGCGGCCAGAGCGGCGCGCGCAGCGGTGGTCAGGGTGCGGGTCAAGGTGGCGGACAGGGCAAAGCCGGCGGTCAGCGCCGCCGCGCCCAGTAA
- a CDS encoding DMT family transporter, with protein MDGIGAAMLIGFSGLMGFNQVVIKVSNGGFGPVFQAGLRSLIGLAVLLAWLAFRGQMKRASNPAPAPTPTHWTRSVHLWGLVSGLLFTAEFVCLYIALDLSSVSRVTIIFNSMPVWLALAGHLLLPGEQLNSMRMLGLVLAMGGVVLAVLHRGSGDASLLGDILALAATLAWAGIALCARLSPLAHVPPIRQLTYQLATSALVLLAISPLFGPLLRNPTALHISGVVFQAVAIASLGYLLWLWLISIYRANAVASFSFLSPVIAAILGWLLLDEVIYPQVWAALALVAIGIVLINRK; from the coding sequence ATGGACGGCATCGGAGCCGCAATGCTCATCGGCTTCAGCGGGCTGATGGGCTTCAATCAGGTGGTGATCAAGGTCTCCAACGGCGGCTTTGGCCCGGTGTTTCAGGCGGGCCTGCGCTCTCTCATCGGGTTAGCAGTGCTGCTCGCATGGCTCGCCTTTCGCGGCCAGATGAAGCGCGCCAGCAACCCAGCGCCTGCGCCGACGCCAACACATTGGACGCGCTCCGTCCATCTCTGGGGGCTGGTGTCAGGCCTGTTGTTCACGGCCGAATTTGTCTGCCTTTACATCGCACTGGACCTATCATCAGTGTCCCGCGTCACCATTATCTTCAACTCCATGCCGGTCTGGCTGGCGTTGGCGGGCCATCTTCTGTTACCCGGAGAGCAGCTTAACTCAATGCGCATGCTGGGTCTTGTGCTGGCCATGGGCGGCGTGGTGCTGGCGGTTCTGCACCGGGGCAGCGGCGATGCCTCGCTACTGGGCGATATTCTCGCGCTTGCGGCCACGCTGGCTTGGGCAGGAATTGCCCTCTGCGCGCGCCTGTCGCCACTGGCCCATGTCCCGCCCATACGTCAGCTGACCTATCAGCTGGCCACCTCGGCGTTGGTGCTGCTAGCGATCTCGCCGCTGTTTGGCCCGCTCCTGCGCAACCCCACCGCGCTGCATATCTCTGGCGTGGTGTTTCAGGCCGTGGCCATTGCCAGCCTCGGCTATCTCCTCTGGCTCTGGCTGATCAGCATCTACCGCGCGAATGCGGTCGCCTCCTTCAGCTTTCTGTCGCCAGTGATCGCCGCCATCCTTGGCTGGTTGCTACTGGACGAGGTGATCTACCCGCAGGTCTGGGCCGCGCTGGCACTGGTCGCCATCGGCATCGTGCTGATCAATCGCAAGTAG
- a CDS encoding endonuclease/exonuclease/phosphatase family protein: MTQEQSRQPGRLRLASYNIQKSVGLDLRRRPRRTLQVIEGTGADLVLLQEADKRLPPRPAALPHFILDEAGWQIVDLGGAGSLGWHGNAVIWRGDGIELQDHGHIPLPGLEPRGAVWALFQTGLGPLRVVGAHLGLTTKARHEQVHHLAEVIAREPALPTVWAGDFNDWSRQPVLDHLAPDLRFVPPRPSFPALRPMGALDRIAVSAGLEVVDSGVYRARPAHIASDHLPVWADLVAAGQA; this comes from the coding sequence ATGACGCAGGAACAGAGCAGGCAGCCCGGTCGGCTGCGCTTGGCGAGTTACAACATCCAGAAGTCTGTCGGGCTTGATCTGCGCCGCCGCCCGCGCCGGACCTTGCAGGTGATCGAGGGCACCGGGGCGGATCTGGTTCTGTTACAGGAGGCCGACAAACGGCTGCCGCCACGACCCGCCGCGCTGCCGCATTTCATTCTGGATGAGGCGGGGTGGCAGATTGTCGATCTGGGCGGGGCAGGGTCGCTGGGCTGGCATGGCAATGCGGTCATTTGGCGGGGCGATGGGATCGAATTACAGGACCATGGCCATATCCCCCTGCCGGGGCTGGAGCCACGCGGCGCTGTCTGGGCGCTGTTTCAGACCGGGCTTGGACCGCTCAGGGTGGTGGGGGCGCATCTGGGGCTGACCACCAAGGCGCGGCATGAGCAGGTACATCATCTGGCCGAGGTGATCGCACGAGAGCCTGCGCTGCCGACCGTGTGGGCCGGCGATTTCAATGACTGGTCACGCCAGCCAGTTCTGGACCATCTGGCGCCGGATCTGCGATTTGTGCCGCCGCGCCCGAGCTTCCCGGCGCTGCGGCCGATGGGCGCGCTGGACCGGATTGCGGTGAGCGCGGGGCTGGAGGTTGTGGACAGCGGTGTTTATCGGGCGCGGCCGGCGCATATCGCCTCCGACCATCTGCCGGTCTGGGCGGATCTGGTGGCGGCGGGTCAGGCCTAG
- the tyrS gene encoding tyrosine--tRNA ligase, with product MTYHPKSDFIAVMMERGYLSDCTDYQGLDEALMTPGQSAYIGFDATATSLHVGSLIQIMMLRWFQKTGHKPITLMGGGTTKVGDPSFRADERPLLTDAQIDDNIAGIKKVFDAYIDYDSGAGNAAMMLNNAEWLDDLNYLTFLRDIGRHFSVNRMLSFESVKSRLDREQSLSFLEFNYMILQAYDFLELNRRYGCVLQMGGSDQWGNIVNGIDLTRRVLDHEIYGLTSPLLTTSDGKKMGKSQNGAIWLNGDLLSPYEFWQFWRNTTDADVGRFLKLYTELPVDECNRLGALEGSEVNAAKVILANEVTTLLHGAEAAAAAEATAREVFEKGGIGDDLPTLALSAADVGDGISIVQLIVKSGLAKSGKDAKRLIAENGAKIDDQPLTDAGLMIDAAALASPIKLSAGKKRHALVQLDG from the coding sequence ATGACCTACCACCCAAAATCGGATTTCATCGCAGTTATGATGGAACGCGGCTATCTGTCCGACTGTACCGATTATCAGGGCCTGGACGAGGCGCTGATGACTCCCGGCCAATCCGCCTACATCGGTTTCGACGCCACTGCGACCTCGCTGCATGTCGGCTCGCTGATCCAGATCATGATGCTGCGCTGGTTCCAGAAGACCGGCCACAAACCGATCACCCTGATGGGGGGCGGCACCACCAAGGTCGGCGATCCGTCATTCCGCGCTGATGAACGCCCGCTGCTGACCGACGCCCAGATCGACGACAACATCGCCGGCATCAAGAAGGTGTTCGACGCCTATATCGACTATGACAGCGGCGCGGGTAACGCCGCCATGATGCTCAACAACGCCGAATGGCTGGACGATCTGAACTACCTCACCTTTCTGCGGGACATCGGCCGCCATTTCTCGGTGAACCGGATGCTGTCGTTTGAGAGCGTGAAATCGCGCCTCGACCGCGAACAGTCGCTGTCCTTCCTCGAATTCAACTACATGATTTTGCAGGCTTATGACTTCCTGGAGCTGAACCGCCGCTACGGCTGCGTGTTGCAGATGGGTGGCTCGGACCAATGGGGCAATATCGTCAACGGCATCGACCTGACGCGCCGGGTGCTGGACCATGAAATCTATGGCCTCACTTCGCCGCTGCTGACCACCTCGGATGGCAAGAAGATGGGCAAATCGCAGAACGGCGCGATCTGGCTCAATGGCGATCTGCTCTCACCGTATGAGTTCTGGCAGTTCTGGCGCAACACCACCGACGCCGATGTCGGCCGCTTCCTCAAGCTTTATACAGAGCTGCCGGTGGACGAATGCAACCGTCTGGGCGCTCTTGAAGGCTCCGAGGTGAATGCCGCCAAGGTGATCCTCGCCAATGAGGTGACCACCCTGCTGCACGGCGCCGAGGCCGCCGCCGCTGCCGAGGCCACCGCCCGCGAAGTGTTCGAGAAAGGCGGCATTGGCGACGACCTGCCCACCTTGGCGCTGTCTGCGGCAGATGTGGGCGATGGCATCTCCATCGTGCAGTTGATCGTGAAATCCGGGCTGGCCAAATCCGGCAAGGACGCCAAGCGTCTGATCGCCGAGAACGGCGCCAAGATCGATGACCAGCCGCTGACCGATGCAGGTCTGATGATCGACGCTGCCGCTCTGGCCTCGCCGATCAAACTCTCCGCAGGTAAAAAACGCCACGCGCTGGTGCAGCTGGACGGTTAA
- a CDS encoding protein adenylyltransferase SelO has translation MTLHIPFDNTYAALPPVFYTKQAPVPVKAPELIAYNAALGERLGITAGETAEMAGVFAGNRVPDGADPLAQLYAGHQFGNYNPQLGDGRAILLGEVVGSDGERRDIQLKGSGRTPYSRGGDGRAWLGPVLREYVVSEAMHALGIPTTRALAAVTTGETVWREEGGLPGAVLTRVASSHLRVGTFQIFAARGEQAALRQLTGYAIQRHYPEADGPMGLLRAVRDRQAELIAAWMSVGFIHGVMNTDNSSISGETIDYGPCAFMDVYHPSTVFSSIDRMGRYAYSNQPDIAVWNLAQLATALIQQAEDPQAMVEEATEIVHGMPALTEAAWLRRFGAKIGIADATPDDMALITDLLTRMAEGQADFTNTFRALLEGVDQGAGKVRDEFLAPESFDSWATGWRARLAQEADPVAVMAAANPVYIPRNHRIEAMIASAVAGDFTPFERLNTVLSDPYSVQAGAEDLRRPPAASEVVKATFCGT, from the coding sequence ATGACATTGCACATCCCCTTTGACAATACATATGCCGCGCTGCCGCCGGTGTTCTACACGAAACAGGCACCCGTGCCGGTGAAGGCGCCGGAGCTGATTGCCTATAATGCTGCTCTTGGGGAGCGGCTGGGTATCACCGCAGGTGAGACAGCAGAGATGGCCGGGGTGTTTGCGGGCAACCGTGTGCCCGATGGGGCCGATCCGCTGGCGCAGCTGTATGCCGGGCATCAGTTCGGCAATTACAATCCGCAGCTGGGCGACGGCCGCGCGATTCTGCTGGGGGAGGTTGTTGGTTCGGATGGTGAGCGGCGCGATATCCAGTTGAAGGGATCGGGGCGCACGCCCTATTCGCGGGGCGGTGACGGGCGGGCCTGGCTGGGGCCGGTCCTGCGGGAATATGTGGTGAGTGAGGCGATGCACGCGCTTGGCATCCCAACCACCCGCGCGCTGGCAGCGGTTACGACCGGCGAGACGGTCTGGCGTGAAGAGGGTGGTTTGCCCGGCGCAGTGTTGACGCGGGTGGCCTCAAGCCATCTGCGGGTGGGAACCTTCCAGATCTTTGCCGCGCGGGGGGAGCAGGCGGCGCTGCGCCAGCTGACGGGCTATGCCATTCAGCGTCACTATCCGGAAGCTGACGGCCCGATGGGGCTGTTGCGGGCGGTGCGCGATCGTCAGGCGGAGCTGATAGCGGCCTGGATGTCGGTGGGCTTCATCCACGGGGTGATGAACACGGATAACTCGTCCATTTCCGGTGAGACGATTGACTACGGTCCCTGCGCCTTCATGGATGTGTATCACCCCAGCACGGTGTTCAGTTCCATCGACCGGATGGGGCGCTATGCCTATTCCAATCAGCCGGATATCGCGGTGTGGAACCTGGCCCAGCTGGCAACGGCGCTGATCCAGCAGGCGGAGGATCCGCAGGCCATGGTGGAAGAGGCGACCGAGATTGTGCATGGCATGCCCGCCCTGACCGAGGCTGCCTGGTTGCGGCGGTTCGGGGCCAAGATCGGTATTGCTGACGCAACGCCTGACGATATGGCGCTGATCACAGATTTGCTGACCCGTATGGCAGAAGGGCAGGCGGATTTCACCAATACATTCCGGGCCTTGCTGGAGGGTGTTGATCAGGGCGCTGGCAAGGTGCGCGATGAGTTTCTGGCACCTGAGAGCTTTGACAGCTGGGCGACCGGCTGGCGTGCGCGGTTGGCGCAGGAGGCAGACCCGGTGGCGGTGATGGCAGCGGCAAACCCGGTTTATATTCCACGCAATCACCGGATTGAGGCGATGATCGCCTCTGCTGTGGCGGGGGATTTCACCCCGTTTGAGCGGCTGAATACGGTGCTGTCGGATCCTTACTCTGTGCAGGCGGGGGCCGAGGATCTGCGCCGCCCTCCGGCGGCGAGCGAGGTGGTGAAGGCGACCTTCTGCGGCACCTGA
- the eno gene encoding phosphopyruvate hydratase yields the protein MSTIIDIHAREILDSRGNPTVEVDVMLEDGTMGRAAVPSGASTGAYEAVEKRDGDKSRYLGKGVLEAVAAVNGEIAEELVGFDACEQVAVDMAMIELDGTENKGRLGANAILGVSMAVAKAAADFTTQPLYRYIGGTSARMLPVPMMNIINGGEHADNPIDIQEFMIMPVAAENIRDAVRMGSEVFHTLKKELSAAGLSTGIGDEGGFAPNIASTREALDFVLKSIEKAGYKPGEEIYLALDCAATEYYKDGKYVLSGEGKTLTSAENVAYLAALVKDYPIISIEDGMGEDDWDGWKALTDELGDKVQLVGDDLFVTNPARLADGIARGCANSMLVKVNQIGTLTETLKAVDMAHRARYTNVMSHRSGETEDATIADLAVATNCGQIKTGSLARSDRLAKYNQLIRIEEMLGEVAEYAGRSILK from the coding sequence ATGAGCACCATTATCGATATCCACGCCCGTGAAATTCTGGACAGCCGGGGCAACCCGACCGTCGAGGTTGATGTCATGCTGGAAGACGGCACCATGGGCCGCGCGGCGGTGCCATCCGGCGCCTCGACCGGGGCCTATGAGGCGGTGGAAAAGCGCGACGGCGACAAATCCCGCTATCTGGGCAAAGGCGTTCTGGAAGCGGTAGCGGCAGTCAATGGTGAGATCGCAGAAGAGCTGGTCGGCTTTGACGCCTGCGAGCAGGTCGCTGTCGACATGGCGATGATTGAGCTGGACGGCACCGAGAACAAGGGCCGTCTGGGTGCCAACGCTATTCTGGGTGTCTCCATGGCGGTGGCCAAGGCCGCAGCCGATTTCACCACCCAGCCGCTGTATCGTTACATCGGTGGCACCTCGGCGCGTATGCTGCCGGTGCCGATGATGAACATCATCAACGGCGGCGAACACGCCGACAACCCGATCGACATTCAGGAATTCATGATCATGCCGGTGGCCGCGGAAAACATCCGCGACGCGGTGCGCATGGGCTCTGAAGTGTTCCACACCCTGAAGAAAGAGCTGTCGGCGGCAGGTCTGTCGACCGGGATTGGTGATGAGGGCGGTTTTGCCCCCAATATCGCCTCCACTCGCGAAGCGCTGGATTTTGTTCTGAAGTCCATCGAGAAGGCCGGTTACAAGCCGGGCGAGGAAATCTATCTGGCGCTCGATTGCGCGGCGACCGAATACTACAAGGACGGCAAATATGTGCTGTCCGGCGAAGGCAAGACGCTGACCTCTGCTGAAAACGTCGCCTATCTGGCAGCGTTGGTGAAGGACTACCCGATCATCTCCATCGAAGATGGCATGGGTGAGGACGACTGGGACGGCTGGAAGGCGCTGACCGATGAGCTGGGCGACAAGGTGCAGCTGGTCGGCGACGACCTGTTCGTGACCAATCCTGCCCGTCTGGCCGATGGCATTGCGCGCGGCTGCGCCAACTCCATGCTGGTGAAAGTGAACCAGATCGGCACATTGACCGAGACGCTGAAGGCCGTCGATATGGCGCATCGTGCGCGCTATACCAATGTGATGTCGCACCGCTCCGGCGAGACTGAGGACGCCACCATTGCCGACCTCGCCGTGGCCACCAATTGCGGTCAGATCAAGACGGGTTCGCTGGCACGGTCCGACCGGCTCGCGAAGTACAACCAACTGATCCGGATTGAGGAAATGCTGGGTGAGGTGGCTGAATACGCGGGCCGCTCTATCCTGAAATAA